A portion of the Gymnogyps californianus isolate 813 chromosome 25, ASM1813914v2, whole genome shotgun sequence genome contains these proteins:
- the TMPRSS13 gene encoding transmembrane protease serine 13 isoform X1, producing the protein MDLAAFPLRQGVKLEATASPSSVPPSLHASAVSNIFSARPPQPRESVLGISFKPYSPDSSPAPAPCTTCESTRSSMFRAPCMSQRRLALIFCISILIVLLITLILLFMFWRSQTGIVYKEPAENCKDSPVRCDGIVDCSQRSDELGCVRFMSDESLLHIYSSAEGQWLPVCSSAWDDSFSRKTCQQLGFQNASQTEYIPLHVSGKSLAVTSERETIQQSLNSTQCLTGKYVSLRCTTCGQRISGRIIGGKETSVSKWPWQVSVQYGPIHICGGTIIDAQWVLTAAHCFFMNSMKILDDWKVYGGVSDLKQHAEGIPVSQVIINSNYSDDHDDYDIALMKLSRPLTLSAQVRPACLPMYGQRFQTGRSCFITGFGKTRENEDNTSPKLREAEVKLIDYKICNSDKVYEGYLTPRMMCAGYLQGGKDACQGDSGGPLVCEDNGRWYVAGVTSWGTGCGQKNKPGVYTRVTKLLSWIYSKMESEND; encoded by the exons ATGGATTTGGCAGCCTTCCCTCTGCGGCAGGGAGTCAAGCTGGAG GCCACGGCGTCGCCCAGCAgtgtccctcccagcctccATGCCTCCGCAGTCAGCAACATCTTCAGTGCCCGACCTCCGCAGCCTCGAGAAAGCGTCCTTGGCATTAGCTTCAAGCCCTACAGCCCGGactccagcccagccccggccccctgCACGACCTGTGAGAGCACAC GATCCTCCATGTTCAGAGCTCCCTGCATGAGCCAGCGACGGCTTGCGCTCATCTTCTGCATCTCCATCCTCATCGTGCTGCTCATCACCCTCATCCTGCTGT TTATGTTCTGGCGGTCGCAGACCGGCATCGTGTACAAGGAGCCTGCCGAGAACTGCAAGGACAGCCCCGTGCGCTGCGACGGCATCGTCGACTGCTCCCAGAGGAGTGACGAGCTGGGCTGTG TGCGCTTCATGTCCGACGAGTCCTTGCTCCACATCTACTCCAGCGCTGAGGGCCAGTGGCTGCCGGTGTGCAGCAGCGCCTGGGACGACTCCTTCTCCAGAAAgacctgccagcagctgggattTCAGAA cgcGTCGCAGACCGAATACATTCCCCTGCACGTCTCCGGCAAGAGCCTCGCCGTGACCAGCGAGCGAGAGACCATCCAGCAGAGCCTCAACAG CACACAGTGTCTGACGGGAAAGTACGTCTCCCTCCGATGCACAA cctgtGGGCAGAGGATTTCTGGCCGGATCATCGGAGGAAAGGAAACCTCCGTGAGCAAATGGCCCTGGCAAGTCAGTGTGCAGTACGGGCCAATCCACATCTGTGGCGGCACCATCATCGACGCGCAGTGGGTCCTCACCGCAGCCCACTGCTTCTTCAT gaaCAGCATGAAGATCCTCGATGACTGGAAGGTGTACGGCGGAGTCTCGGACCTGAAGCAGCACGCAGAGGGCATCCCCGTCTCCCAGGTCATCATCAACTCCAACTACAGCGACGATCACGACGACTACGACATCGCCCTCATGAAGCTCTCCAGGCCGCTGACGCTCTCAG CTCAGGTTCGCCCAGCCTGCCTTCCAATGTACGGCCAGCGATTCCAGACTGGCAGGTCCTGCTTCATCACCGGCTTTGGGAAGACCAGGGAGAATGAAG ATAACACGTCCCCGAAGCTGCGGGAGGCCGAGGTGAAGCTGATTGACTACAAGATCTGCAACAGCGACAAGGTGTACGAGGGCTACCTGACCCCACGGATGATGTGTGCCGGGtacctgcagggagggaaagatgCGTGCCAG GGTGACAGCGGAGGGCCCCTGGTCTGCGAGGACAACGGCCGCTGGTACGTGGCCGGGGTGACGAGCTGGGGGACAGGATGTGGCCAGAAGAACAAGCCCGGCGTTTACACACGTGTGACAAAGCTCCTCAGCTGGATATACAGCAAAATGGAG AGCGAGAACGACTAA
- the TMPRSS13 gene encoding transmembrane protease serine 13 isoform X2 encodes MDGKTSPATASPSSVPPSLHASAVSNIFSARPPQPRESVLGISFKPYSPDSSPAPAPCTTCESTRSSMFRAPCMSQRRLALIFCISILIVLLITLILLFMFWRSQTGIVYKEPAENCKDSPVRCDGIVDCSQRSDELGCVRFMSDESLLHIYSSAEGQWLPVCSSAWDDSFSRKTCQQLGFQNASQTEYIPLHVSGKSLAVTSERETIQQSLNSTQCLTGKYVSLRCTTCGQRISGRIIGGKETSVSKWPWQVSVQYGPIHICGGTIIDAQWVLTAAHCFFMNSMKILDDWKVYGGVSDLKQHAEGIPVSQVIINSNYSDDHDDYDIALMKLSRPLTLSAQVRPACLPMYGQRFQTGRSCFITGFGKTRENEDNTSPKLREAEVKLIDYKICNSDKVYEGYLTPRMMCAGYLQGGKDACQGDSGGPLVCEDNGRWYVAGVTSWGTGCGQKNKPGVYTRVTKLLSWIYSKMESEND; translated from the exons GCCACGGCGTCGCCCAGCAgtgtccctcccagcctccATGCCTCCGCAGTCAGCAACATCTTCAGTGCCCGACCTCCGCAGCCTCGAGAAAGCGTCCTTGGCATTAGCTTCAAGCCCTACAGCCCGGactccagcccagccccggccccctgCACGACCTGTGAGAGCACAC GATCCTCCATGTTCAGAGCTCCCTGCATGAGCCAGCGACGGCTTGCGCTCATCTTCTGCATCTCCATCCTCATCGTGCTGCTCATCACCCTCATCCTGCTGT TTATGTTCTGGCGGTCGCAGACCGGCATCGTGTACAAGGAGCCTGCCGAGAACTGCAAGGACAGCCCCGTGCGCTGCGACGGCATCGTCGACTGCTCCCAGAGGAGTGACGAGCTGGGCTGTG TGCGCTTCATGTCCGACGAGTCCTTGCTCCACATCTACTCCAGCGCTGAGGGCCAGTGGCTGCCGGTGTGCAGCAGCGCCTGGGACGACTCCTTCTCCAGAAAgacctgccagcagctgggattTCAGAA cgcGTCGCAGACCGAATACATTCCCCTGCACGTCTCCGGCAAGAGCCTCGCCGTGACCAGCGAGCGAGAGACCATCCAGCAGAGCCTCAACAG CACACAGTGTCTGACGGGAAAGTACGTCTCCCTCCGATGCACAA cctgtGGGCAGAGGATTTCTGGCCGGATCATCGGAGGAAAGGAAACCTCCGTGAGCAAATGGCCCTGGCAAGTCAGTGTGCAGTACGGGCCAATCCACATCTGTGGCGGCACCATCATCGACGCGCAGTGGGTCCTCACCGCAGCCCACTGCTTCTTCAT gaaCAGCATGAAGATCCTCGATGACTGGAAGGTGTACGGCGGAGTCTCGGACCTGAAGCAGCACGCAGAGGGCATCCCCGTCTCCCAGGTCATCATCAACTCCAACTACAGCGACGATCACGACGACTACGACATCGCCCTCATGAAGCTCTCCAGGCCGCTGACGCTCTCAG CTCAGGTTCGCCCAGCCTGCCTTCCAATGTACGGCCAGCGATTCCAGACTGGCAGGTCCTGCTTCATCACCGGCTTTGGGAAGACCAGGGAGAATGAAG ATAACACGTCCCCGAAGCTGCGGGAGGCCGAGGTGAAGCTGATTGACTACAAGATCTGCAACAGCGACAAGGTGTACGAGGGCTACCTGACCCCACGGATGATGTGTGCCGGGtacctgcagggagggaaagatgCGTGCCAG GGTGACAGCGGAGGGCCCCTGGTCTGCGAGGACAACGGCCGCTGGTACGTGGCCGGGGTGACGAGCTGGGGGACAGGATGTGGCCAGAAGAACAAGCCCGGCGTTTACACACGTGTGACAAAGCTCCTCAGCTGGATATACAGCAAAATGGAG AGCGAGAACGACTAA